In one window of Romboutsia hominis DNA:
- a CDS encoding kinase encodes MVTFDINGAVVEFDEKMDNYNKIRRLFKLYAIEVSESFYNEGIKHIQNINNLQGYCKNDGFKHIEEGLKKAIETIISFDVITIDIDVFKKSYCEKYLNYERMCNNLFKGKGKRNNFKNNEAKSTLESLSHHLYNDCFNIHMAVVDALVENKVDNIGFFIDEESKQKSNALFNNYKDGFITRLDEAQIVKQIIHLNPYREEVYKFLIKEDGDFNKEIERLTIYLGYDISDYKDYLMDNYVKKLLKEHSYNLEIDKEKIEKYAKYVGCTNSSIYTARIDAIYTFENA; translated from the coding sequence ATGGTTACATTTGATATAAATGGGGCAGTTGTAGAGTTTGATGAAAAAATGGATAATTACAATAAGATAAGACGATTATTTAAGCTATATGCTATAGAAGTTAGTGAAAGTTTTTATAATGAAGGAATTAAACATATTCAAAATATAAATAATCTTCAAGGGTACTGCAAAAATGATGGTTTTAAACATATAGAAGAAGGTCTAAAAAAGGCTATAGAAACTATAATAAGCTTTGATGTAATAACAATAGACATAGATGTATTTAAAAAAAGTTATTGTGAAAAATACTTAAACTATGAAAGAATGTGCAATAATTTATTTAAAGGTAAAGGTAAGAGAAACAACTTTAAAAATAATGAAGCTAAATCAACACTAGAATCATTATCTCATCATTTATATAATGATTGCTTTAACATACATATGGCAGTTGTAGATGCACTTGTAGAAAATAAAGTAGATAATATTGGCTTTTTTATAGATGAAGAAAGCAAGCAAAAATCTAATGCACTATTTAATAATTACAAAGATGGATTTATAACTAGATTAGATGAAGCTCAAATAGTTAAACAAATAATACATTTAAATCCATATAGAGAAGAGGTATATAAGTTTTTAATAAAAGAAGATGGAGATTTTAATAAAGAAATAGAACGATTAACAATTTACTTAGGGTATGACATAAGTGATTATAAAGATTATTTAATGGATAATTATGTTAAAAAGTTATTAAAAGAACATTCTTATAATCTTGAAATAGATAAGGAAAAAATAGAAAAATATGCAAAGTATGTAGGTTGTACTAATTCATCTATATATACAGCTAGGATAGATGCTATATATACTTTTGAAAATGCATAA
- a CDS encoding DUF554 domain-containing protein encodes MIGTIVNSISIVLGCIIGIIVKGRLSEKISTTVMNGLALCVIYIGIEGAFKGENTLLTIVCIALGALLGEIIDIDKWLNKLGNYLEVKFNKDKEKEAVSISEGFVSASLLFCVGAMAIVGSLQSGLSVNHETLFAKSILDGVSAIIFTSTLGIGVLFSAVSVFLYQGIITILSSSLSGILSTPVINSMTAIGSLLIIGLGLNMLKVTNIKVANLLIAVFLPILAGMTNII; translated from the coding sequence ATGATAGGAACTATTGTAAATAGTATATCTATTGTTTTAGGTTGTATAATAGGAATTATTGTCAAGGGAAGACTAAGTGAAAAAATAAGTACAACTGTAATGAATGGTTTAGCACTTTGTGTTATATATATAGGAATAGAGGGAGCATTTAAAGGAGAAAATACACTTTTGACTATAGTTTGTATAGCTTTAGGGGCTTTATTAGGGGAAATTATAGATATAGACAAATGGCTAAATAAATTAGGGAATTATTTAGAAGTAAAGTTTAATAAAGATAAAGAAAAAGAAGCTGTATCTATATCTGAAGGATTTGTGTCTGCTAGTTTATTGTTTTGTGTTGGAGCTATGGCTATAGTTGGCAGTCTTCAAAGTGGGCTAAGTGTAAATCATGAAACATTATTTGCTAAGTCTATATTGGATGGTGTTAGTGCTATTATATTTACATCAACTCTTGGTATAGGTGTTTTATTTTCAGCAGTATCTGTATTTTTATATCAAGGTATTATAACAATACTTTCATCTAGTTTGTCGGGAATACTTTCAACCCCTGTTATAAATTCTATGACTGCCATAGGTAGTTTACTTATAATAGGTCTTGGACTTAATATGTTAAAGGTTACTAATATAAAGGTAGCTAATTTACTTATAGCAGTATTTTTACCTATTTTAGCAGGGATGACTAATATTATATAA
- a CDS encoding prolyl-tRNA synthetase associated domain-containing protein, whose translation MNIETKVYKILDDLNIEYEVFEHEPIYTAEQLEIIKDVAKGNHCKNLFLKNSKGDRYYLVVVRDDKKADLKILKEQLGSTRLSFASAERLYDTLKLTPGSVNPFSIINDEEKKVTLCIDKDVLDGQNLNFHPNINTKMVNLSSEGLKKFVHSMGYDLIPVEV comes from the coding sequence ATGAACATAGAGACTAAAGTATACAAAATATTAGATGATTTAAATATTGAGTATGAAGTATTTGAACATGAACCAATATACACAGCAGAGCAGTTAGAGATTATAAAGGATGTAGCTAAGGGAAATCATTGTAAAAATTTATTTTTAAAAAATTCTAAAGGAGATAGATATTATCTAGTAGTAGTTAGAGATGATAAAAAAGCAGACTTAAAGATATTAAAAGAACAATTAGGAAGTACTAGATTATCTTTTGCATCAGCAGAAAGGCTATATGACACATTAAAACTTACACCAGGTAGTGTTAATCCATTTTCTATAATAAATGATGAAGAGAAAAAAGTAACCTTATGTATAGATAAAGATGTATTAGATGGACAAAATTTAAACTTTCATCCTAATATAAATACAAAGATGGTTAATTTATCCTCAGAAGGTCTGAAAAAGTTTGTACATAGTATGGGATATGATTTAATACCTGTAGAAGTTTAA
- a CDS encoding SIR2 family protein: MNISIFLGAGASAAENLPIQSDLFVDYFKSLKDNDFESDMNKELYKFFKQMFDIDITKDNIDKVNFPTFEEVLGLLDLAEKRGEAFKNFGMENLSNKSDSIRFLRQYLILLMAKAIHESENRNNKYHKLLVDNLSKANLIEKTTFISANYDIHVDNTIASLYSEEKNHIMLDYGVDFTNFYVKDGWRKPFGKTIKLYKIHGSLNWLYCPICNSLTLTPYEGGVMRLLYNIEDAKCLECGETTIPIIIPPTYFKDMSNVYISNVWREVEKNLRNADILVFCGYSFPDSDIHIKYMLKRVQGSRRKPPLKIMVFNNHEGKKDYSMRKEEERYKRFLGKDVIYTEGSFQDFSRNPLKYLQEITNI; this comes from the coding sequence ATGAACATAAGTATATTCCTTGGAGCAGGAGCATCTGCTGCTGAAAATTTACCAATACAAAGTGACCTTTTTGTAGATTACTTTAAAAGTTTAAAAGATAATGATTTTGAAAGTGACATGAATAAAGAACTATATAAATTCTTTAAACAAATGTTTGATATAGATATAACAAAAGATAATATAGATAAAGTAAACTTTCCAACCTTTGAAGAAGTATTAGGACTTCTTGATTTGGCAGAAAAAAGAGGAGAAGCTTTTAAAAACTTTGGGATGGAAAATTTAAGTAACAAAAGTGATAGCATAAGATTTTTAAGACAATATTTAATTTTATTAATGGCAAAGGCAATACATGAAAGTGAAAATAGAAATAACAAATACCATAAGCTATTAGTAGATAATTTATCTAAAGCAAACTTAATAGAAAAGACAACATTTATAAGTGCAAACTATGATATACATGTAGATAATACCATAGCATCCTTATATAGTGAAGAAAAAAATCATATAATGCTAGATTATGGAGTTGATTTTACTAACTTTTATGTAAAAGATGGCTGGAGAAAACCATTTGGAAAAACTATAAAGCTATATAAAATACATGGATCATTAAATTGGCTATACTGCCCTATATGTAACAGCCTAACATTAACTCCTTATGAAGGAGGGGTTATGAGATTATTATATAATATAGAAGATGCTAAATGTTTAGAGTGTGGTGAAACTACTATACCTATAATAATACCACCTACATACTTTAAAGATATGTCAAATGTTTATATATCTAATGTTTGGAGAGAAGTAGAAAAGAATTTACGAAACGCAGATATACTTGTATTTTGTGGATATTCTTTCCCTGATTCTGATATACATATAAAGTATATGTTAAAAAGAGTTCAAGGTAGTAGAAGAAAACCTCCTTTAAAGATTATGGTATTTAATAATCATGAAGGAAAAAAAGATTACTCTATGAGAAAGGAAGAAGAAAGATATAAAAGATTTTTAGGAAAAGATGTGATATATACAGAAGGCTCTTTTCAAGATTTTTCTAGAAATCCATTAAAGTACTTACAAGAAATTACTAATATTTAG
- a CDS encoding YdeI/OmpD-associated family protein produces MIYEFEAIIQKVPDKDATFIEIPFDVETEFNAKRIKVKAKFDGVKYRGSIVNMGLGCYIIGITKAIRKEIGKEALDKVFVEIEKDEEERVIELPGDFKNAINENEEAMKFYESLPYSSKKKYYQWITGAKKQETRKKRIAEAVLKLKSNTKL; encoded by the coding sequence ATGATCTATGAGTTTGAAGCAATAATACAGAAAGTACCAGATAAAGATGCTACATTCATTGAAATACCATTTGATGTTGAAACAGAATTTAATGCAAAAAGGATAAAAGTAAAAGCTAAATTTGATGGAGTCAAATATAGAGGATCTATAGTAAATATGGGCCTAGGATGTTATATAATAGGGATAACTAAAGCCATAAGAAAAGAAATAGGTAAAGAAGCTTTAGATAAAGTATTTGTTGAAATTGAAAAAGATGAAGAGGAAAGGGTAATTGAATTACCAGGTGATTTTAAAAATGCTATTAACGAAAATGAAGAAGCTATGAAATTTTATGAAAGTCTACCTTACTCTTCAAAGAAAAAATACTATCAATGGATAACAGGTGCCAAAAAACAAGAAACTAGAAAAAAAAGAATAGCAGAAGCAGTTTTAAAATTAAAATCAAACACTAAATTATAA
- a CDS encoding VOC family protein has protein sequence MIDKIGKITIYVNNQEEAKEFWINKMNFIVKLEKQMGPSMKWLEVGPSKEEFTTFVIYDKNMMLSQNPKANVNHPNIILSTRDIENTYNKMKSNEVEVGELMIMPYGKIFSFKDQDGNDYLVREDIY, from the coding sequence ATGATAGACAAAATAGGAAAAATAACTATATATGTTAACAATCAAGAAGAGGCTAAAGAGTTTTGGATCAACAAAATGAACTTTATAGTTAAATTAGAAAAGCAAATGGGACCTTCTATGAAATGGCTAGAAGTTGGACCAAGTAAAGAAGAATTTACTACATTTGTTATATATGATAAAAATATGATGTTATCTCAAAATCCAAAAGCAAATGTTAATCATCCTAATATAATTTTAAGTACTAGGGACATAGAAAATACTTACAATAAAATGAAATCAAATGAAGTTGAAGTAGGAGAATTAATGATAATGCCTTATGGAAAAATATTCTCATTCAAAGACCAAGATGGTAATGATTATCTAGTTAGAGAAGATATATACTAA